The Candidatus Bathyarchaeota archaeon genomic interval CAACGCCTCGAACGCATCCTCCCCGAAGAAGAACCCGAAATCTCTGCCCTGCTACACCAAGAAATGAGCAAACGCATAGACATCTACACCTCCTGCGAGGCCCAAGAAGCAAAACAAGACGGCGACCAAAAAATCATCGTTGCCAAAAACCTCAAAGACGGTACCGTACGCGAATTCTCAGCCGAAACCCTTCTCATCGCCGTTGGCAGAGTCTCCAATGCGGATTTGCTTAAACCCCAAAAATCAGGTATACAACTAGACGCGAGGGGCTTCATAAAAGTAAACGAGTACCTAGAAACCACAAAAAAGAACATTTACGCCTTCGGCGACGCCATAGGCAATCAAATGTTTAAGCACGCCGCCAATTACGAGGCAGGGATAGCTTGGCATAACTCGCAGCATGGTAACAAAGCAAAAATGGATTACTCCTCAACTCCGCACGGAGTGTTTACGCATCCGCAGATTGCGAGTGTCGGCTTGAAGGAGGCGGAGGCAGAAGCGCAGAAATTGAAGTTTTTGGTTGGCGTTGCCCAATACAAGGATACTGCTATGGGCGCTGCGTTGGGGAATCCGGAAGGTTTTGTTAAAGTCATTGTGGATCATGATTCTGGTAAAATCTTGGGTGCTCACATCATCGGACCTGAAGCGTCTCTGCTTATCCAAGAGATAACCAACGCTATGGCAACTGTGGGCAACTTTGGACCCATCGCCCAAGGTATGCACATACACCCCGCCCTCAACGAGGTAGTGCAAAACGCGTTTGGCAGCCTTCAGCACCCCCATGAAGATGAACACGAGCATGAGCACTAATTTTCAAAAAGGGCTCTCTGCTGAACCCAGTTAGGCGCCCTAAGTTCATAGCATAAGGAACCTCTGGGGAGTTCAGCTTAGCGATTTTTTGAGACTCTTCATCTTTGTTTTCTTGATTTTTGGGTTTTAATAAGCGCAAAGCATAGGGCTGCCGCAAAGATACCTATCAAAGTAGTGCCAAACGCGGTTTCTGGAACCACCATCACACTTGGCATTGAAGGCCCTCCAGGGTCA includes:
- a CDS encoding dihydrolipoyl dehydrogenase; translated protein: MEQFDIMVVGSGSGMLVASAAVEQGFKVAVVEHGKMGGTCINVGCVPSKMLIYPADVLVTLKDAEKLGIHATVNSVDFSTIMSRMRELTTHDSGHQAAAVEATPNMKWYKETGEFIDDYTMQVGNQTIKAKTIFIVSGARTLIPPIKGLKEVNYLTSDTVLNLQTPPKSILIVGGGYIGMEYGHFFSALGIKTTVLQRLERILPEEEPEISALLHQEMSKRIDIYTSCEAQEAKQDGDQKIIVAKNLKDGTVREFSAETLLIAVGRVSNADLLKPQKSGIQLDARGFIKVNEYLETTKKNIYAFGDAIGNQMFKHAANYEAGIAWHNSQHGNKAKMDYSSTPHGVFTHPQIASVGLKEAEAEAQKLKFLVGVAQYKDTAMGAALGNPEGFVKVIVDHDSGKILGAHIIGPEASLLIQEITNAMATVGNFGPIAQGMHIHPALNEVVQNAFGSLQHPHEDEHEHEH